The following coding sequences lie in one Lolium perenne isolate Kyuss_39 chromosome 2, Kyuss_2.0, whole genome shotgun sequence genomic window:
- the LOC139835481 gene encoding uncharacterized protein, giving the protein MTADLWRQCLTLWEAVETVERDVSRPDHISWKGAESGAYSAKSTYEMLCHGSIRWSMSRPVWGSFSPMKCKIFAWLALRYRLWTSDRRARHGLQEHPDVCYTCLQGEDSVDHVFVLCPYARQVWCRILHSAGLRMADPGGTGNLQRWWTEARKRVRRIDRKRFDSMVISTAWTIWKQRNARAFANERGQKTVDQMVIQIRDDFHMWEKAKRGGRLEIARE; this is encoded by the coding sequence ATGACGGCTGACTTATGGAGACAATGCCTGACCCTGTGGGAAGCGGTCGAGACTGTCGAGAGAGATGTTTCGAGACCTGATCATATCAGCTGGAAAGGTGCGGAGTCTGGGGCGTACTCGGCAAAGTCCACTTACGAGATGCTCTGTCATGGGAGTATTAGATGGAGTATGAGCAGGCCAGTCTGGGGATCCTTTTCTCCCATGAAATGCAAGATCTTCGCATGGCTGGCTCTGAGATACCGACTGTGGACCTCCGACAGGAGAGCCAGGCACGGGCTGCAGGAGCACCCGGACGTATGCTACACGTGCCTGCAAGGCGAGGACAGTGTTGACCACGTCTTCGTCTTATGCCCTTATGCGAGACAGGTTTGGTGCAGGATTCTGCACAGCGCAGGGTTACGGATGGCCGATCCAGGAGGCACGGGCAACCTACAGAGATGGTGGACGGAGGCCCGGAAGCGAGTGAGGAGGATCGACAGGAAGCGTTTTGACTCCATGGTCATCAGCACGGCATGGACGATCTGGAAGCAGCGCAATGCGAGGGCGTTCGCAAATGAGAGGGGGCAGAAGACAGTGGACCAAATGGTGATCCAGATTAGAGACGATTTCCACATGTGGGAGAAGGCCAAGAGAGGAGGGAGGCTAGAAATAGCGAGAGAGTAG